TCATCCAGGGAATCGGCCCCCAGAAATAGCTAAAAAGTTTCAACAGCGGATTAGCGGCCTCTTCTGCCAACTCGTTCGGCCCGTACTTTGCCAAGCGCGCGGCTGCTTCGACCTGAGTCAGTCCTGCTGGCGTGGTTGCAAGCTGAGTTTCCAGCTCCGCAGCGCTGAGCGTTTGCAACGGTTTGCTTTTGGATTCGAGCGTGGTGTTCATGATTCAAGAACCGGTAAGGGACGCCGAAACAATAAAACACGTCATTGGATTCGTAGCTACGTTCGCCAGACGGCGGAATCCACGTTCTGGCGAACGTAGCTACTCGGACGATTCATTTGTCGCCCCTGGGGGGCGAGGGACTCGTAGCCTCGTCCACTACGTTTCGGACGAAGGTCGACTCAATGACTCCATTTCCACTCGCGAATCTCGGGCATGTCGCGACCGTGCTTGCAGATGTACTGCCGGTGCACGATCAGTTTGTCGGCGAGCTGTCGTTTCAGCGTGGCTTCTGGTTCGCCGGTTTGCGGCAAGCGGTCGATCGTGTCCATGACCAAGTGGAATCGGTCGAGGTCGTTCAGCACGGTCATGTCGAATGGTGTGGTGATCGTTCCTTCTTCCTTGTAACCGCGAACGTGAAAGTTATCGTGGTTGGTGCGGCGATACGTCAGCCGATGGATCAACCACGGATAAGCATGGAAGGCAAAGATGACTGGCTTGTCTTGTGTGAATAGTGCATCGAATGCGTCGTCGCTCAGGCCGTGTGGATGCTCGGTCTGAGGTTGCAATTTCATCAGGTCGACCACATTGACCACGCGAATCTTTAACTCCGGTAAGTGCTCTCGCATGATCGAAACCGCTGCCAGAGTTTCCAGCGTCGGAACATCGCCGCAACAAGCCATCACCACGTCGGGCTCGCCGCCGTCATCGTTACTGGCCCAATCCCAGACTCCGATTCCCTCGGCACAATGTTTCTCCGCCGCTTCCATCGTCAACCACTGAGGTGCGGGGTGCTTGCCCGCGATCACGACGTTGACGTAGTGTCGACTGCGTAAACAATGGTCCGTGACCGACAGCAAGCAGTTTGCGTCCGGCGGCAAGTAGACACGCACGACGGACGCTTTCTTGTTGACGACATGGTCGATGAAGCCAGGGTCTTGGTGCGTGAACCCATTGTGGTCTTGTCGCCAAACGTGCGAGGCGAGCAGATAGTTCAGCGAAGCGATCTTGTGACGCCACGGCAAACCGCTGGTGACCTTGAGCCACTTGGCGTGCTGATTGAACATCGAATCGACGATGTGGATGAACGCTTCGTAACAATTGAACAGGCCGTGCCTGCCCGTCAGCAGATAGCCTTCGAGCCATCCTTCGCATTGGTGTTCGCTGAGCATTTCCATCACGCGGCCTGCTGGCGCGAGCGACTCGTCGTTGGCGACCGTGCGAGCGTCCCATTGGCGGTCAGTGACGTTGAACACGGCTTCCAAACCATTGGATGCCGTCTCATCCGGACCAAAAACGCGAAAGTTTTGCTCGTCGCTATTCATTTCAACCACGTCACGAATGAAGCGGCCGAGTTCGTGCGTGTCACCGATTCCCTGAACTCCCGGCTGAGGAACATGCACGGCGTAGTCACGGAAGTCCGGTAGCTTCAAATCTTGTAGTAACTTGCCGCCGTTGGCGTGAGGGTTCGCGCCCATGCGTCGATCTCCCTGCGGGGCCAATTCAGCAAGTTCTGTTTTCAAACGCCCCGAATCATCAAACAATTCTTCCGGCCGATAACTTCGCAGCCAGTCTTCCAATTGCTGCAAATGCTCGGGGTGAGTCGCGGGATCGGAAAGGGGAACTTGATGTGCATGAAACGTGCCTTCGATCTGCACGCCATCGACGACTTTCGGTCCCGTCCAACCTTTTGGCGATTTCAACACGATCATCGGCCAACGCGGACGTGTTAAGTCTCCGTTTTCTCGTGCGTTATGTTGGATACGCTTGATCTGCTCGATCACCGTGTCCAACGTCGTTGCCATTGCTTCGTGCATTAGCTCCGGATCGTCGCCTTCGACGAAATGCGGCGTCCATCCGTAGCCTCGAAGTAGTTGATCGAGTTCTTCGTGTTCGATACGGGCCAAAACGGTTGGGTTGGCGATCTTGTAGCCGTTGAGATGCAGGATCGGCAGCACCGCGCCGTCGCTGGCCGGGTTGAGGAATTTGTTGGAGTGCCATGCCGTCGCCAACGGTCCCGTTTCTGCTTCACCGTCGCCGACAACACAGGCGACAATCAGTTCCGGATTGTCGAACACGGCACCGAACGAATGACTAAGCGAATAGCCAAGCTCCCCGCCTTCGTGAATCGAGCCGGGGCACTCGGGTGAAGCGTGGCTGGGGATGCCACCGGGGAACGAGAACTGGATGAACAGTTTGCGCAGCCCTGCTTCGTCCTGACTAATCTCGGGGTAGATTTCGCTGTACGTGCCTTCCAGGTACGTGTTGGCAACGACCGATGGCCCGCCGTGGCCTGGGCCGGAGACATAGATCATGTCGAGGTCGAACTTCTTGATGATCCGGTTGAGGTGGGCATAAACAAAATTCTGTCCCGGCGTGGTTCCCCAGTGGCCGAGCAACATGTGTTTGATGTCAGCGAGTTCAAGCGGTCGCTTCAGCAACGGGTTGTCGTAGAGATAGATCTGTCCGACCGACAAGTAGTTGGCTGCACGCCAGTAGGCGTCAATGTTGTGAAGCAGCTCAGGGGAAAGCGTGCGTTGATCCTGCATGGTGGTCATGGATAGGTTCCTTTTTCGGTATTGAACGTCGTCAAAACTTTCCGCGAGGGGGACCAAAATTCTTGACGCATTTTGTTATGGGTTGACCTTGGATCGCCGGAAACACTCATCGTTGCCACCGAATCAGGTCGAGTTCCAACGGCACATTGACGCTTTCGTGTTTTGGCACGATTCGCGGCGTGAAGTCTGTGGTTGGGCGCGTTGCCGATACTGCGGCGCGATAGGTCGCCCAGTTTGCATTTGCCCCCTCCGGCATGCTGGTTCGTGTCATTTCTTGTCGAATGGTTGATTCGTCATTGACTGCATCAGCGAATAGTTCGACTCGAACAAAGCTCGGATCAAGCCCATCCAGATACACGTCGACTTCAAAGTCATGCTCCTCGTCGTTGGATACGGTTCTAAGATCGCCAAACTTCAACGAAGCCCACTTTTCACGAAGTGAGCGTTCCCAATGGACAATGTTCGTCCCCACGGTGCCGCCGAGCGCCGAACGATTACGATAGGCAGTCGCCGCAGGCAAATAGTGTTGCTCGGTGTATTCGCGGACCGTGCGAACGGCCGAAAATTGCGGAGTCAGTTGCGACATGCTGGCCCGCATTCGAGACAACCACTTAGCGGGAATGCCTTGCTCGTTGCGGTCGTAAAATTCCGGAATGACGTCGTTTTCAAGCACGTTGTAAAGTTGTTCGGCTTCGATGACGTCCCAAGCTGGGTCATCGCCGTGCTCCTGGCCGTCGCCGATCGCCCAGCCAACTTCCGGCGTATAAGCCTCGGCCCACCACCCGTCCCGTTCCGACAGATTGATCCCGCCGTTGACCAGCACCTTCATGCCGCTGGTTCCGCTCGCTTCCCAGGGACGGCGAGGTGTGTTAACCCAAACGTCCGAGCCTTGGACGAGATGCTCGGTGAGCGACATGTCGTAGTCGCTCAAGAAAATCACATGCTGTCGCGCGCCCGGATGTCGAATGAACTCAATCCATTGGCGAATCAGGTCTTGCCCGGCGTTGTCCGCTGGATGTGCCTTGCCAGCGATAATGAGTTGCACCGGACGCTCGGTGTTGGTCAACAAACGCAGCAACCGCTCCGGATCATGCAAAAGCAAATTCGGCCGTTTGTAAGTTGCGAATCGACGAGCAAAACCAAGCGTCAATGTGTTCGGATCAAACAGGTGCTTGGCCGCTTCGACTTCCTCCGGCGACGCCCCCGAACCCGCCAACTGACGCGACAGACGGTGGCGGGCGTAGTCGACCAGCGCGTGAGTTGAATCCACTCGAAATTGCCACAGTTGCTCATCCGAAACCTGGCAAATATCACACTCCAACGTTTCGCTCGTTCCAAGCCAACGATCCTTGCCACAGGAATGCGTCCACACCTCGTCCGCTGCCGCCGAATCCCAACTCGGCATGTGAACGCCGTTGGTCACGTGTCCCACCGGTACATCGTCCTCGGGCCAATTACGAAACAATGGCTCGAAGATTCGGCGGCTTACCTGGCCATGCAACCGACTCACACCATTGACACTGCCGCTTCCACGGATCGCCAAGTACGCCATGTTAAACGTCTCCGATGCGTCACCGGGGTTTTGCCGACCGAGTGCTAGCAGGTCTTCGACTGAAATACCGAGACTCGTTTGCGCATATGGCCCTAGGTACTGCTCGATTAAGTTCGGTGCAAAGCGATCGAAGCCGGCTGCCACGGCGGTGTGCGTCGTGAACAGATTTCCCGCCCGCGTCACTGCTAATGCCACCTCGAAAGGCTGGCCCGATGTTTCCATAAAGCAGCGGGCGCGTTCCAAAACAGCAAACGCCGCGTGTCCTTCGTTCAAGTGACACACGTCCGGAGCAATCCCAAGCTCCGTCAGCAACCGCCAGCCACCGATCCCCAAGATCATCTCTTGCTTCAGCCGCAACTCGGGTCCGCCACCATACAGCTCGCTCGTGATTCCTCGATGCTCTGGGAAGTTGGCGGCGTCGTTGCTATCGAGCAAGTACAACTTCACACGCCCCACCTGAACCTGCCAAGCACGCAACCAAACCGAGTAACCCGGCAGTTTGATTCTCAATCGCAACCACTCTCCATCCGCGTCGCGAAGGGGTCGGATCGGCAACTGACCAGGGTCGTTGTACGGATACAGCGCGTGTTGCTGTCCTTCGTTGTCGATCGCTTGCCGAAAGTAGCCTTGTTGATAGAGTAAGCCGAGTGCAACAACCGGCACGCCCAGATCGCTGGCCGCTTTCAACTGATCGCCCGCGACGTTTCCCAGACCTCCGGAATAGATCGGCAATGCGTCACTGAGCATGAACTCCATGCTGAAGTACGCCACCATTGGTAGTGGATGAGGTATCGAGTCCGTTTTAATTTGTAGTGGACGAGGCAACGAGTCTCGCACCGCAGGACTCGTAGTCGCATCCATGACGCCCGTTACGGACTTGTCACCATGGGTTTGCTGAAACCACGCTGGTTGTTCTGCCGCTTGCCGACGAGCCTTCACCAATTCAGCCACTTTGCTACGAAACTCGGTATCGTCCAAAACGTGCTCGATGCGCTTCCGCGACACTGTTTGCAGCACCACCCACGGATTGTGAGTGATCTCCCAAAGCTCAGCATCCAGTCGACGCCAAACCTCGTCGGTCGCGTGATTCCACGACGACCGCAAGTCCAGCGCCAACTCGGCCAGCGAATCAAAGCCGTCGATTTCAACGGGCAGGAGATCGTAGATCGGGTGCACGTGTCGCGGGTTCGTGGACATAGCTATTCTGCCAACCACTGGCGTGCTTGATCAATTTCGCTGACATCAAAATAACGAATCTTGGCTGTCGTGAACGGCTTGCAGAACACCGCCATGCCGCGTTCCCATTTCTTCTCCCCGACGATCGCTAGTCGTTCGATGTCATTAAAATGTTTAACGTCGAACTTGATGTCTTCCCACATCGCCCCGGCATCCCAGCCATGAAAATCGTGCATCGCAAACAAAATACGAATCTTGCCGCACTCTTCAATCTGACGTTCCACCGACGGCACGAACAATTCGTATGCTTCTTTGTCAAGCTTCCCAGAGATTTGAATCTCCAGATACTTTCCTAGCTGGACTTCACACAATTCGACCGACATGGCTTCACCTCTTTTTGGTTAATCGTTGTTGAAAACTGATCGAGGAACAGTGGCTACGCAGATGCGATGCCAAACTGAAAAAATCGCGAAAACGGCTCCGGGGAGAACATCCATGTGCGCACCTAGACATCGAATGTGCGAATGTGGGCAACTGCTGCAATCGGAGTTCATGATCGAAGCGGTAGACGACTGGCTCGCCAGTGGGCACCTCCAGTCCGACAACCTTCTCATCCGTAAGACCCTTGAGGTACTTGATGAGTGCTCGCAACGTATTGCCGTGGGCGACGATCAAGATTGAGTCAGCAGATGCGAACGCAGGCACGATCGTTTCGTGCCAGTACGGCAACGCTCGCTCGATGGTGTCCTTGAGACTTTCACCACACGGCAACTGCGCCGGATCGAGGCTAGCGTAGCGACGGTCGTTTCCCGGAAAACGTTTGTCGCCTTCAGACAAAGCGGGTGGACGAACATCGAAACTACGCCGCCACCGTTGCACCTGCTCTTCGCCGACCTTCTTTGCCACTTCGTGTTTGAATTGGCCTTGCAGTGATCCATAGTGCCGTTCGTTCAATCGCCAACTGCGATGAACGGGAATCCACATTTGATCCATCTCTTCGAGGGCCAACCAAACCGTTTTGATCGCTCGTTTAAGCACGGATGTGAACGCGATGTCGAATTGCAATCCATCGTGGAGCAATCTTCGCCCCGCTTCCACTGCTTCAACATGGCCGAGCTCAGACAATCCAACGTCGGTCCAGCCAGTGAAGCGGTTTTCCGCGTTCCAGGTGATCTGGCCATGTCGGAGTAGCACCAGCGTTTTGTTGGGCGGCTCAGTCATCGAACGTAATCAGTGGTTTGAGAACTCCGTCTTCTTTGGTTTCCATCATATGCAACGCTTTGTCGACTTCATCAAACGCGAATCGGTGTGTCGTCAACGGGGACGGATCGACTCGTCCACGTTCGATTAGCGCGAGCAAGCGTGACATGCGGACGTTTCCGCCTGGACAGAGTCCTGTGCGGATGACTTTGTCACTCATGCCGACTCCCCAATCAACGCGAGGAATCTCCACACTGTCGCCGTGTCCGAAGTAACCCGCGACGGAAATCGTCCCGCCAGGTCGAGTCGCTTTCACACACGCCTCGAATGTTGTCTGTCCGCCCAGGCACTCGATGGTCGAATCGACGCCGACGCCGCCTGTCAGCTTGCGAATCTCTTCGACTGGATCGCCTTGCGTGTAGTTGATCGTTTCGTCTGCGCCGAAATGACGAGACATTTCCAAACGTTTCGCCACGCCGTCCACACCGATGACCAGTCCAGCACCGAGCAACCTCGTCCCAACGGTTGCCATCAGTCCCACAGGCCCTTGGGCGAAGATCGCCACCGTTCCTCCCAGCGGAATATTCGCATGTTCGGCACCCATGAAGCCGGTCGACAACATGTCGCAAGCATAGACAGCGATGTCGTCAGAGACCGAGCGAGGGATCTGTGTCAAATTGGCGTTTGCATCGTTGACATGAAAGTACTCCGCAAAGTTGCCATCTTTTGTATTCGCATACTTCCATCCGCCGAGCATCGTTCCGCACTGCGACGTGTAGCCTCGCTGACAGTTCTCGCAATGGAAACATGGGGTGATCGCATTCACTGCGACGCGGTCACCTTCTTTAAAACCACGAACTTCCCTGCCAAGTTTCGCAACCACACCAACGGCTTCGTGACCTAGTGTCAAACCGTGCCGGTCTCCGATGGCTCCTTTGAGCGTATGGACGTCCGAGGTGCACACGAGTGCTCGAGTCGTTTTCACGATCGCGTCATTCGGGCCGGGTTCGGGAACCGGCTTGTCAACGAATTCGACTTTGCCAAGTCCTTGCATCACAAACGCCTTCATTGTTCCCGTCATCGTTCGTTTCCGTTGCGTTGGAGATTGTGCTAAACCCGTTGCTTGAACGTAAAAGGCAAACGTCGTACCGCACGCAACGACATCTTCAAAGCCGTATGTTTCAAACTCAAGACTTGTGCCCAGTCGCACAACTGCGCAGCGAGTTGCCCATCGGTGACCAATCGTTTCACGCTAGGCATCCTCACCGCAGCCCTCTTCGTGGGATCAGTTTCACTCTGCAGCACCCAATTCCCACCCACGACCTGCGGTTTTTCCATCCCCGGATTCCTCGGCTACAGAATCGCCATCGTGATGGGTGATGGAATCACGCGAGCGATCAAACGCAAGTCAAGTTGGGATGTGGATGAGTAGCAGCGGTATGAAAACGCTTGCGTTCGCTCTCGAGTATTGTTTACATCGATTGCGTCTCAACCACGCAACGCTGCCATCGTTGCAAATACGGCGACTCCTGCACCAATCATCGCCAGCACGATGAGTGTGAGGACGGTTCGCCATCCGATGGAAGTCGATACGTTACTCACAGTGCCCGTCACCAACCTCGCGTCACCAACCTCGCATGGAGAACGGAGAGCCCCATAAGCGGAATCGAGAGGATCGTACCGATTAACTCGATGACCAACAACAACGGCGGCATCGAATCGGGTGATTTAGGAAAGACGTTTGCCAAGTCCAGAACGTAGACAAGGAAATAGCAGAATCCAATCACCACGGATGCCCAGTAAACCGGCGTAGAACCGGGTCTGACCAAGAATGCCGCGACGATTCTGACGATGCCCAGTGTGGCCAGGAAGAGGTTGAAAGCCGCTAGAATTGCAGGGTTGATATGAGAGAAGTCTCGGGTTTCAATCGGTCCGCCGGGCACCAGACTCGCCAACAGTACAAACGACGCAAATAACAACAACGACAATGAGATTCGGCTAAGAAGTGGCTTGTCCATCGCTCTATTTTGGCAGCATCAGCTCCGCTCCTTCGGCGAGACCGACCTTTTCGATGTGTCCGGTGAGAAGCTTCCCTGTTGTTTCGTCTTTAAACAAACGACGCACGCGTGTGGATGTGCAGAATGAGTCAGATTCCCAACGGCATCCTTTGCATAGCCCCAGACGAGCGTGCCGGTGACCTTACATCGGTGCTGCCAATGCGGCCTTCAAGATCGCGACTTGCGCCATCGCCGTGTGATGATGCTTTTTGATACGCTCGTGGGCTTCTTGCTGACGTCGGTGAAGGTCCGATTGTTTGACGTGTTGATCGCATAGCGTCTGATCCAACTCGGTGTCGGAACCATTTTGAAGGCTGGTCGCCAAATTCTTTTCGTGATACTCGATGCTTCCTTCGAGCGACGCGACTGAATCCGCGTGCTGGTCCAGCGAGGCACCATGTTCATTGATTTGCCGGAGGGCTTCTTGAAGCTGCGCGACTGCGGTGGAGTGTTCTGCGCGCCAGTTTTCGATGTCGTCTTTCCAGCATTCCACGTCGCTGTGCCAATGTCGGTGGTCGGCGTGCGATTCGGCAGCCGTCTTCAAACTAATGGTCATTCTGTTAGCTCCTTGAGCGTGCATTAATCGGGTTTCTGATTTGTTTGATAACGCAAGGCGTGTACCAAACGGAATCGAATTCGCATTGCCACCTCGCTGACTCACTCGTTCCCTCACTCCAACCGTTTTGGTTCACGCGATGCCCATGCAACTCGACCACCTCCTCGAAGAGATTCATGCACTTGAACGATCCGTCGCGGACAAAGTTCAGCAAACGAAAAAGGAGCTGACTTATGAGATTGCCCACGGGCGGGCAGTTTTTGGCCAAGATGTGCGTCGGCGTCACAGGGCACTGGCCAAACGAGCTTGGCGGACCATTTGTGAGTCTTCGTTTTTGACGATCGCGACCGCGCCAGTCATCTATTCGCTACTGATCCCGATTTCGATACTGGACCTCTTTGTCAGCCTCTATCAATGGATTTGCTTTCCGGTTTACGAGGTCCCCCATGTTCCACGCAAAGAATACGTCGTCGTCGATAGGCAATCGTTGGCATATCTGAACGTGATCGAGAAGGTGAACTGTGTTTATTGCGGCTATTGCAATGGCGTATTGGCCTTTGCACGCGAGGTCGCTTCAAGGACCGAGCAGTACTGGTGCCCCATCAAGCACGCTCGACGAGCCAAAGGCTGCCACAGCCGCACGTGTTTGTTCTGCGAGTTTGGTGACGCAGAAGGCTACGCTGAAAACTTGCAGGAGCTGCGGAAACAGTTCCAGGACCTGGAGCCCCCCAGTAAGACTGCGACTTGAAATCGAAGGCAAGGGAGCGACGTATGATGGGATCGGAAGTGCATTGGCTCGAATCGTCGACGTGATTCTGCACGATCAAGGTTCGGTTTTGACGGTCTGTTCACGAATTCTGGGAATGGAAGGCTTGCCGGAAGTCACCATTTCCATCCCTCATCTACTCGGTGGCGACGGCGTGATTGCATCGGTGCCGCTTGATCTTGCGATTGATGAATCGGTGGCACTGAAGCAAAGTGCTGGCATCATTTCCAATGCGATCGACTCGCTAGGTCGCATCACGATCTAGGTGAACCGGAAACGTCGACCTTGCAGGTTCTCCCAAATATGACGGTTCGTGTCGTAGCGGTGATGCCGGTTGCTCCATGTTGCATCGACTGGCTGAAACCTTCCTAACGGGAGTGCCGATGAAAGTGATGATCGCGAACTGTCGTCGAAATCCGGTCCTGCCGTTTGTGGGGTCGTGCGACTTTTAACCATCAAACCGGCGTCATCCGAGGGCTCAAGAATGCATTCAAACTATCAAATTGCCCTCGCACTACTACTCGTGAGTGTCATTGGGTGCGCAGGAACTGATGCGCAGCGTTTGGCGAAGACATCAACGGTTAGTAATCCAGTTAGCAATTCAGTCGTCGCGATACCGCAGCAACACGATGACGGTTACGACAAAGAGCTTCCTTCGCCAGTCAGTCTGGCGAGCTTCGCGGACGCGGATGGAAAGGGCCCTACGGACGAGAAGGAGAAAGGCACTGAATCGGACGGCAAAATGGAGTTGAATGACGCTGACTCAGATGATGAACAGGAGCCGATGACGATAGTGCTTGACACGATTGAACCACCTTCATCGGGCAGCGAGTCCCTTCAAGAAGCTTGGGCGATGGCGGTCACTGTCGATCAAAAATTGCAATCCAAAGCGAACGTGACCGGTGCGGCCGTCTACGCTCATGAAGCGGCGAAGTCGGCGAGAAACCCCTCGCTCCGGACATTCAACTCTTACACGGCACTTGATAGAACGCCTGGGATTGGTGTCAGCATTCCCGGACTCTCTTCACTCGGTTTTAGTTCGCTACCCATTGGCGAAAAAGATTTCTTCTCGTCCGCGACACTCGCGTCGATTCCCCTGTACACGAGTGGCCGCATCAGCAGCACGATCAACGCGACTTGTGCCAATGTGTATGCGTCGCGATACGACCAACGCTCGGAAATGCACGACCTGAAGATGGAAGTGGCTCAGGCATACGTGAATGTGTTGAAGGCGGAGAAGTTGGTCGAGGTTGCGCGGATTAGCGTCAGCACGCTTGAAAAGCATCTTGTCGACGTCCAGGACTTGTTTGACGAGGGTGTGGTCGCCAACAGCGACGTGCTGGCCGTCAAGACAGTCCTTTCCGATGCTCGCGATAAATATCTGCAAGCGACCAACGGGCTAGACCTTGCGAGTGCGGCCTACAATCGGTTTGTCGGACGACCGCTGGATGCACCGTTAGCGCTTGCGGAACTGATGCATTCGCAACCGAC
The sequence above is a segment of the Novipirellula galeiformis genome. Coding sequences within it:
- a CDS encoding phosphoketolase family protein — translated: MTTMQDQRTLSPELLHNIDAYWRAANYLSVGQIYLYDNPLLKRPLELADIKHMLLGHWGTTPGQNFVYAHLNRIIKKFDLDMIYVSGPGHGGPSVVANTYLEGTYSEIYPEISQDEAGLRKLFIQFSFPGGIPSHASPECPGSIHEGGELGYSLSHSFGAVFDNPELIVACVVGDGEAETGPLATAWHSNKFLNPASDGAVLPILHLNGYKIANPTVLARIEHEELDQLLRGYGWTPHFVEGDDPELMHEAMATTLDTVIEQIKRIQHNARENGDLTRPRWPMIVLKSPKGWTGPKVVDGVQIEGTFHAHQVPLSDPATHPEHLQQLEDWLRSYRPEELFDDSGRLKTELAELAPQGDRRMGANPHANGGKLLQDLKLPDFRDYAVHVPQPGVQGIGDTHELGRFIRDVVEMNSDEQNFRVFGPDETASNGLEAVFNVTDRQWDARTVANDESLAPAGRVMEMLSEHQCEGWLEGYLLTGRHGLFNCYEAFIHIVDSMFNQHAKWLKVTSGLPWRHKIASLNYLLASHVWRQDHNGFTHQDPGFIDHVVNKKASVVRVYLPPDANCLLSVTDHCLRSRHYVNVVIAGKHPAPQWLTMEAAEKHCAEGIGVWDWASNDDGGEPDVVMACCGDVPTLETLAAVSIMREHLPELKIRVVNVVDLMKLQPQTEHPHGLSDDAFDALFTQDKPVIFAFHAYPWLIHRLTYRRTNHDNFHVRGYKEEGTITTPFDMTVLNDLDRFHLVMDTIDRLPQTGEPEATLKRQLADKLIVHRQYICKHGRDMPEIREWKWSH
- the glgP gene encoding alpha-glucan family phosphorylase, with amino-acid sequence MSTNPRHVHPIYDLLPVEIDGFDSLAELALDLRSSWNHATDEVWRRLDAELWEITHNPWVVLQTVSRKRIEHVLDDTEFRSKVAELVKARRQAAEQPAWFQQTHGDKSVTGVMDATTSPAVRDSLPRPLQIKTDSIPHPLPMVAYFSMEFMLSDALPIYSGGLGNVAGDQLKAASDLGVPVVALGLLYQQGYFRQAIDNEGQQHALYPYNDPGQLPIRPLRDADGEWLRLRIKLPGYSVWLRAWQVQVGRVKLYLLDSNDAANFPEHRGITSELYGGGPELRLKQEMILGIGGWRLLTELGIAPDVCHLNEGHAAFAVLERARCFMETSGQPFEVALAVTRAGNLFTTHTAVAAGFDRFAPNLIEQYLGPYAQTSLGISVEDLLALGRQNPGDASETFNMAYLAIRGSGSVNGVSRLHGQVSRRIFEPLFRNWPEDDVPVGHVTNGVHMPSWDSAAADEVWTHSCGKDRWLGTSETLECDICQVSDEQLWQFRVDSTHALVDYARHRLSRQLAGSGASPEEVEAAKHLFDPNTLTLGFARRFATYKRPNLLLHDPERLLRLLTNTERPVQLIIAGKAHPADNAGQDLIRQWIEFIRHPGARQHVIFLSDYDMSLTEHLVQGSDVWVNTPRRPWEASGTSGMKVLVNGGINLSERDGWWAEAYTPEVGWAIGDGQEHGDDPAWDVIEAEQLYNVLENDVIPEFYDRNEQGIPAKWLSRMRASMSQLTPQFSAVRTVREYTEQHYLPAATAYRNRSALGGTVGTNIVHWERSLREKWASLKFGDLRTVSNDEEHDFEVDVYLDGLDPSFVRVELFADAVNDESTIRQEMTRTSMPEGANANWATYRAAVSATRPTTDFTPRIVPKHESVNVPLELDLIRWQR
- a CDS encoding SpoIIAA family protein translates to MSVELCEVQLGKYLEIQISGKLDKEAYELFVPSVERQIEECGKIRILFAMHDFHGWDAGAMWEDIKFDVKHFNDIERLAIVGEKKWERGMAVFCKPFTTAKIRYFDVSEIDQARQWLAE
- the gpmA gene encoding 2,3-diphosphoglycerate-dependent phosphoglycerate mutase — encoded protein: MTEPPNKTLVLLRHGQITWNAENRFTGWTDVGLSELGHVEAVEAGRRLLHDGLQFDIAFTSVLKRAIKTVWLALEEMDQMWIPVHRSWRLNERHYGSLQGQFKHEVAKKVGEEQVQRWRRSFDVRPPALSEGDKRFPGNDRRYASLDPAQLPCGESLKDTIERALPYWHETIVPAFASADSILIVAHGNTLRALIKYLKGLTDEKVVGLEVPTGEPVVYRFDHELRLQQLPTFAHSMSRCAHGCSPRSRFRDFFSLASHLRSHCSSISFQQRLTKKR
- a CDS encoding NAD(P)-dependent alcohol dehydrogenase, whose protein sequence is MTGTMKAFVMQGLGKVEFVDKPVPEPGPNDAIVKTTRALVCTSDVHTLKGAIGDRHGLTLGHEAVGVVAKLGREVRGFKEGDRVAVNAITPCFHCENCQRGYTSQCGTMLGGWKYANTKDGNFAEYFHVNDANANLTQIPRSVSDDIAVYACDMLSTGFMGAEHANIPLGGTVAIFAQGPVGLMATVGTRLLGAGLVIGVDGVAKRLEMSRHFGADETINYTQGDPVEEIRKLTGGVGVDSTIECLGGQTTFEACVKATRPGGTISVAGYFGHGDSVEIPRVDWGVGMSDKVIRTGLCPGGNVRMSRLLALIERGRVDPSPLTTHRFAFDEVDKALHMMETKEDGVLKPLITFDD
- a CDS encoding TolC family protein — translated: MHSNYQIALALLLVSVIGCAGTDAQRLAKTSTVSNPVSNSVVAIPQQHDDGYDKELPSPVSLASFADADGKGPTDEKEKGTESDGKMELNDADSDDEQEPMTIVLDTIEPPSSGSESLQEAWAMAVTVDQKLQSKANVTGAAVYAHEAAKSARNPSLRTFNSYTALDRTPGIGVSIPGLSSLGFSSLPIGEKDFFSSATLASIPLYTSGRISSTINATCANVYASRYDQRSEMHDLKMEVAQAYVNVLKAEKLVEVARISVSTLEKHLVDVQDLFDEGVVANSDVLAVKTVLSDARDKYLQATNGLDLASAAYNRFVGRPLDAPLALAELMHSQPTSSELANSGVPMEAGPDELVALASAQRSELKAVAHKSNSLRHQAKRELAVLGPQVGAAGGFSFLENENLTHEGFWSASLLAEWTIFDGGVAHNKAASLRQQASALALLKRDLESRIALQVRQAWLNLQNATDRIAVAQTSVEQAEENLKVALDRYRKEVGTNTEVLDAQTLLAQSRNNYFAANYDAALARVMLDRATGSL